The region TCCTTTTGGAATAGCTTCATTAATCGGTCGTCTTATGTTTCGTACTGAAACTGACCTTTTAAATGAAGCTATCTGCCTCCCTGATGTGTCAGCAGTGAGCTGCAGAGAGCCAGATAGCCAAGGCCGCGGCTGGAATTATGTGAGGCTTTCCTGTTATGAAACATGGACCCGACCCAGAGTGAATAATAGCAGCCCGAAGAGAAAAACCTGGAGAAAAAGGTATAGAACCTCCAAGCAGTTTGATCGGCTGGTGGCCAAACAAACTGTTAAACTGTTGACTTCATCGACAACGCACTGAATACATGGCACGGATACTGCTACTTTAAGCAAATAATAGAGTAGAGTTGATTCATTTTGATGGGAAACAGAATTTCTAGTCTATTTCCGGTTCTGATTCTACAGGCCGGCCCCACAAGGTGTAGCAAGTGAAATTGAACTAAGCTGTCAAAACGCTACAATAATTTACGTGAACGCAAAGTCGTTCTCAAAGTGCTACTCGGTTACTGTCAACATGCGACTTCGGCTTGAAACAATTATCGCCATAACTTGTGCCGAGTTCTTTAGATGTTATCTTTTTTCCGGGACCAGCAGGTTTGCCTGTGTGTCGGACTTTGTTATGGTTAGGCAATTTGCAgccatgtgtgtgtgagcagataaaagagatagagaaaagacaaagagtcCTTTTGTCCATAACAGAgtgttctttttaaatttcttgtaACATCTTTGGTCTATAAAGTTACAAcatttgtagtttcttttttttttttttttaaaaaaaaagcattttagttCCAttggtctttttatttttcacattgcaGAATCAgggcttttttctatttatttttttaatatatgcagtaTGTTTGTCCTTAACCTgatctttattattttcactttatacCAAACTAACTTTTAGCTGCATAAAAAAGAGGTTTTTTTGAAATAACAGCTGAATGCGTAATCATGTTTCTGATTAGTCAAATCTCAGACTGATAAATTgaacatttgcacattttaacgtttattttctgccattttggaAATATGTCAATGTTCACAGAGCAAGCTGTGACTGTTACAAAAAATCAGATATAAtcagttttcaaaagttttgaaattattttttgtttcactctaCTGAACATGTGTGATAACATCGAACTTTGCTCTGTATTCAACAAgtcataacaaaacaaatttgaacTGTCAAATAACTCCAGCGATGACTTTGGAAAGCAAAAAATAGCCTTATTGCACATTtgaaatcatttgttttgttgtactttttagCAGCACAAATGCCTAAGCAGTGACCAGTCCTGCCATTTTGGATGTCTAATCATTTGGATGTTACCCAGCTAGCCTGGCAGAGATCAGTGTCCGTCCTGTGATTGGTGGCTTCCTGTCCAGCAGGAAGTTGTGAACAGAgtttaaaagctgcagcaggactgcagccattcacaggaagctggaccAGCAATGGCTTTGCTGAAGGTTCGGCTGCTGCTACTGGGGCTGGGTGAGTCGGACACACCGGACAGACTTCCACTGGCTGTAAATGCTATGAATTATGTtgatctgtgttttatttttgtcattataaaGCTGTCATCTTGATTTCTACTGTGTGGATTTACTTGGCTAAAAACAGCAACTTTCCTCTCCAGGTGTTGCAGTGAGCTCAGCGTCTCTGCAGAAGAGAGTCATCGGAGGTCAGAACTGCAGAGACGACGAGCGACACTATCATGTGACGGTCTATAGATATAGTTCAACAGGAACAACAATCTGTGGAGGATCTCTGATCAGTGCTCAGTGGGTTCTGACTGCAGCTCACTGCTGGGAGCACGCTCCAGGATGGTGAGTGAGGaaaagtttgactgaaaaatCACCAATAACTGATTGCTAATTAGTTATTGGTTAATTAATTGGGTCTTTTTTGCCTAGGTTTCATGGGGTACTTGTAGGAGGTCATCCTAGAAGAGGTCCAAAGTGGACTTCTACAATCACTCGACGTGAGGTACATAGAGACAGCAACGGTCGTGAACATGACATCATGCTTCTGAAGTTGCAGAGCAAAACAACAATCCAACCAATCAAACTGCCCGACTGTCCAGATACTCTCCTACTGTAAGTTTTGTCCTCTCAAATCTAAGAACTTGGTTCTTGATCTGCCAGATGAGGCAAAGTTCATCCAAGAGCATTTTTGAGCTCTGGTCTCCCAGAGTTAGCCGTTTTTCTTAacgtgactttttttttcccgccgttttgtttttcttgtgtttcagcGGCACCAAGGTTCAGATTGCAGGTTATGGATCAACACAAGTTGGTCACGGCAGAAGTGAGACGAGTGTTCATGTTTCTCGTTGCTTTTGTTATTACCTCAAAATGATTCAGATgattcaaatcatttttagacTCTCTGCTGAAGCTGAACTTAGCAAGCTAGTTGAAGTTTTGATCCTCAAAAACTCTGAGATAAACGGCGTAaagctgaaacaggaagttgggaGAAAACTGTGAGCTTAGCCTGAAAATTTGAACAAGCACACATTACAGGTCCCTCCCCTGTAAAGtgagcaggtgtgtatgtgagCACTGACTGACGGCACTCGttttggctctgattggttgtttttgacctaGGGTGGTGCTTTCTGCAGACAACTAGGACAaacagggaggaggtggaggagatcgagCTTatcatagattatctgtctcatattaacCATGAGCAGATAGTGACAGTTTtgatacaaatgtaaaaattacgTTTTATACAAGTAACAATACTGCAGTTTCATAACCGCAGACAACAAGGTCATATCCTGAGCAAAGTGTGTCAACACTTCAACAGACCTTACATGTTTACATGCTGATTTTCCTCTACAGGTGCAAATGACCAAAATGATCTTCAGTGTGCAGAGTTCAAGATTGCTAAACACGAAAAGATGGAAACGGCGCTGGCAAAAGACGAGGACTTTCGGTTCCGTTACCAGAAGTGGTACAGTGTGAGAAGCTCTAAGAAGGACATGTTTCGCGTACGACAGTCTCTAAAGAATTTTCTGCACGAAATGTAGACATCGTTTCTATTTTACCGGATGATCACAGCAGCATCACAACTAaaagctttgtgtttgtgacaGGACGACTCTGGTGGAGGATGTGTGTTCAACAACAGGCTGTATGGCGTTTATGTCTACACTGGAGAAACAGAGAAGGCATTCAATGCACCAAGTCTTTTCCTGGACGTCTGTGCCTACAAGCAGTGGATTGAGGACACAATTAAATAACCAAAAACCCTAGGCAGCTTGATGTCTGTATAGCGGCTAAATGTTcccagcaacaacaacaacaaaaaaatccacaaagttCAAGTTAATCTTTAAATTTCAATTTTCAGTTGAttcattttctaatttacttGGGGATTAAATTTACTGTGTACAAGTTAATCTGTGATAATATCTTATTTCTCAATAAGCAAAGCTGCTgttcgtaataataataataataagtaataATACCCACCGTCACATGGCTAGAAAATAAACGGCTGTTATCTGATCAGATTGTCTCTCTTGTGCTGATTTCTGCTTGTTAGTgaagaaaataacagattttaacaTATTGAACACAAACTGAACTTTAAAAGCTGTTAAACAAACTTGGAATCCAGAAAAAGTACTTTCCAAACAGGAACATTAAAAATTTGAACACACAGGTCCAGAGGATGCTTACTTACTTCTACTTGTCTAGAAACCCAGAACAGCAATTAGAACAAACtaagaatccagaaaaaactactttagcaactactttttagaaaaagaattagaccagaggatacttctgttttttcttcttttgctctttcctttggtttgttataaCAGAGTTTCTATGTTGAATTAGGCAGAAGTAGTAAGCTGTGAAAAAGCAGAAGATTTTAGCAGAATTTTGTAggatttgaatttatttcaatggGGCTGAAATTGGCACAAAAGCGCCAATATTTCAAGAAGTACAATAgtcaaatttagcaaaaatatatagcAGAAATCTCCAGGAGAAGCAGAACGTTTTGATATATGAATTAGTAACCGAAAAACGTAAACAGGATCttaatcagttaaaaaaaataaataaaatccttcgAAGATCCTCAAATTGCCTCTTATTGCATAAGTCGTgctcaaatgaaatgaaagaatttcATTGCATTCATTCTCGCTCACAAGAAAAGTCCATCGCATGAACCACAACGAGCGTTCACGGAGAGCCAGGATTAAATTTAGCAGAAGATGACAATGTAGAATGAgtccaaaaagtaaaaaaaaaaactgtaagtgTAAGTCAGAGGCACAGagggaggaaaaaggaaaaaaaaaaaaaaaggaggttaAGGTGGGGAGAAGAAATGAAGCaccttaaatgtaaaatgtaagaaTGTCAATGGGGGAGATGTCAGCAGGTGAGGAAGCAGCCAATTATCCAGAGGAACTCTTGGCTCAGAGCTCCCTGTTCCCATTAAGATACATAATATTACTGTGGTAAGGAGGAGACTAAAGAGATGACTGGatcaagtgtgtgtgtgtgcgtaggggtgtgtgtgtgcgcgcgcgccaCACACCTCGCGTTGCGGCGTCTCGATATGAAAAAGCGGTTCAAGTCGCGGGTAATGAGACAACAAGCGCTGCCGAAGACTTTCGATAACAAGCAGCGCAATCCCAAAAAGCCGGGTTGTAACCGCTGCGCCATCCTGGCCACAGCGGCCCCCTTTCCCCTCATTACTCCCCCTCCTCATAACCCTCCGTTGCCCCGGGGGGAGGCGACgtgaggaaaagaagaagaaaaaaaaggggagaGCAGATGGATGAAGTGTGGATGTGCATTTTAAGTGCGAAGAACGGGGTTTATTTTATGCCGGGCCTCTTCCTCGGACCATCGATCAAGGTCTGCGGACATCAGAGGAGGCGAGGATGGAGGGAGACGGGAATCCTTCCGAGCACGAAAACATATATGGCAGGAGAAGAATGTGCTGTTAAAAGCTTGAAAAACCTACGTTTCTTGTCACTTATGGTGAAAAGCTATGCCTGTGGGACACAGTATTTCATCTCTCCTCTGTCATGAATACATATTAATTTGGACTTTCTATCTTGAATTATGGAGGGGGaagataacatttaaaaagatttatagAAATCTGTAGAAAGATGGTTTCTCTCCTTTTGTTTGAATGGATACAATGAATGAATGTGTTTAAGTGACGGTGAACACTGTAAAATGCAGAACACTCAGAAATATTACATATAAATTGCAATTTCactaaaatgataaaagtgttttgtgtatatctaattattttttttaaatatgtttttcagtagtatttgttttttttaaagcaacaattGTCTCAATAAACTaccaagaaaaatgaaataaatgtttgagaaaatgtgttaaagcatgttttctgacgcaaattcagaaaaaagcagatttggacaaaatgtcttcaatgatttggttttattcaaaaaaaaaaagatttttaatggGAAGAGAATTGTCTGAAACGagaggaaaatgtcttgttttgttgAACGCGCAGTCAAGAAACGCCAGAATTTCCTGCAACGTCAACAGTGAAGTTGAGCAGTCCTAAACAAATCCCTCAAAACGACTAAAGTTCACCTGCAAGACCTGGAGCCCATCCAGACGTGAAATGATGAGCGTGGAACAAAGTACGATGAGGTGAAGAAGCaggaaaaatattctttattccAATAGTAAGAGGAACACTGTAGCGTGATAGCAATAGAGCCGGAGTTTCTCTCAAAACGTGTTGAAGCTTTTGTTAGCCAAATCAGTCAGCGAGAACTCATTAGATCACTTCTAAAAAGTCATTAAAGTTCAGAGAACACAGCAGCCCAAAATACGTGTTCAGTGCTAAGGTTCTACTGTCCGATCGCCTCTCATACCACACCACACCTTCTGACCACCTGTGAGTCTGTTGCTTCCTCTTTTCTAGAGAAATCTACTTGACTCAATTCTTCTTTAGTGTAAAAGCAATCGTTATGGTGCTGTACTAGTGGTACTCTTGGTGCTCATGGAATAGGCTTTTTCTTAATTGCCACCAACTGCATGTAGTTGCACGCTCACACTGCCTCATGTTAAAGTATGGTACCAATGATGTTCTGTACCAGTAAATTATGTCTGAAAAAGCGAAAAGCATGTGCACCGTTAGGCAGTGTACACTCTTCGTTCCATCAGAGATCCCTTTTTCACCCTCAGTGCAGTTTCTATGTGCAAAGGGCCCCAGGGGCCATCTTCATTTCAGACACTGATTCTTTTGGTGGAAGTCAAAGAAGTGCAAAACAGTTGCAAGAGCATTTACATCGGACACGCGAGACTGGCGGGGCGTGGGCACCACAATCACCATAAACTAAACTTTTTCTCCCTAAAACACTTTTAACTGTCTATTTCAATAGtgcaaacaccaaatataccttaatatacACACATACccacagtggaaaccatcttggCACTACCGCATTAACTAACGCCGACACAATCTTCCTGATTTCCATTTATGAGAGTCCAGCCAATCAGGGCCATGGAAAGTGAATGCTGCTCCTGAACTGGCTGTTGACCTACCTAGCATGTACTGTAGGTATCCCAGCTGCCCAAGCTCTGTTTTATTAAGAATACTTTAGAAAAAATTTGCAAATAGACAAATATTAGCATTCCAACAATATTTTTGGCATTACGTTCCAAGGAATAAACTGCGAATAGGGAGGTTTCCACTGCAGTTAGCTTGTTCGGATTGCTACCAACCTTTGAAATAAACATCATTTTaacaacaactgaaggcaacagtTATTTGATTGCACtattaatttgattgttttttggggTGGGAGGGTATTCCCTCTTTTGTGTGGATGAAGGAAGATGCTGATTCCTTAATTCTCTGTACAAATTAAGAccacactgattttttttttttttatgcactaCAGCACCTGGAATAgcaacaaaaaatctgaatcagacAAAACTGGGAAGCCCTGTTCAGACCTCAAACAACACCTGCAAAATCCTGATGGGTGCAACTTCACAAATagtagaaaaatactttttttgtgcATGCAGTCAACGCTTCTAAACCAAaagatacacacacacgcacagccCGTCCGAAAACGACTGGGGACCAGAGAGGTAGCCGGCTGCCAGTGTTGCAAGCTgcaactttttatatttaaacccATGAATGTTTTAGAGGCCCAGGTGGAGCCGGGCCAGTGAGGTCAACGTTAACCCAAACAGCCAGACTCTGCTTCGGTCCGCTCTGCCTGGCCCCGGGGCCGAGCTACCCCTGGCGTCTCCTTTCATTTCGTCCCCCAGGCCGCTCGAGCGTGACGGAGCGGTTTCCTGAATCATGAGAAGAGTTGCTCTTTCCAAtgggagtcaaagaaaacaacaagagGACGCATCCTTTATTTCCCACCTTTGAGGTTCCGCCGTTTTTTCCCATCCTTGAAAACGTTAATGTGTCTCTTTTTCCCGCTAACCACTTCATTGCAAATCTACTGTAGGTTCTAGTGTTTACCTACAACGATTGCTTGATTCTATTCCTTGTCATCTCCCACATTTGGCTGTtgcaccattttttttaaagttttctaaatAAGAGGTTATTTCggtttctttcatttaaaacaaaaagcaaaactcaaCAAATGAAACCCAGTGAACTGTGAAATGATCATCTCCATCACATCTTTGGAGGACCCAAGGGGGGAGCGGCACCCACCTGCCGCATTACTTCCTGATAAATCCCTAAGCTGCCAGgtataactaaaaaaaaaaaaaaaaaaaaagagtacgATTAAGTCAGGTAAAGGTGGATTAATTACACAGTTGCCACCGGGtatttcttttccctttttctttgcagctttcgtttttaatttcacacatttttatgcGCTTTCAAGGGCAATCTCTGAACTTGCTTCTGTCCTGTCTCTTCCCACTTTCATCTTCTCCGAGTCCACCTGTTTCATATTCCCCACCAGAGTCTCACTAAAAGAGCAACAAGAGCACGGGGGGGGGGATGGGGGTGGCAGTGGAGGGTGGAGGGGGTGGAGAGGGAGACAGGAGGGCAGACAGTTAGAGGCAGATGAAAGCTAGATAAAGATAGAAGCCACCCGGCCAGCTCCCTTTGCTTTACTCACCAGATTCCTCTGCCTGCATTTCCTGAATCCCTAATCGTGCCTTTTAACAACTCTGCCAATGGGGCCGCTGGCCGTCCATGTGAATAAACACACATGCGGGCGACGAGGAGCGATGCACAGGAGGCCTGTAATGCTTCCCTGGGGTTTGTCTCCGAGACAGTTTGCCGTTTAGCACCCCCCGCCCCTGCTTCGGAAAGCGATGCCGCCTTCAAATCGGTGAGATCTGTAATCTGTAAATGACGGCGACAGGTTTAGCAAACGGTGGGTGGGAGAGCCGGCGGCTGGCGAAGGCGCCGTGTCAAGGAAGGACGAGCTAAATTACGAGATATCAAAACGCCGAGTCTCTCCTTTGGTGGATCCTATGTGTCCCTCCCCTCCCGAGTCAAAATTCAAGCCGGGGTACTTTTTGGCCAATTTTCAAAGCATTAATATACAAAATAGAAGGTAATTTCATAGTTACTGAGCTCTAAATGCAAGAAACTGTATGGATGAACAGATAGTAGGCCTGGGTTATTTGGCTGAAAAATGCATCACAATAAGTGTTttgatcaataattatttttgttgttttttttgttttactgattgAAATActcaaaaactgtacaaatgaAACCCAATGAaatatccacagttttcactccatgcctttgttttttacttttaagcagttatgaggtaCGAcggcaaaaccttaaactgctgctgcacaagatACTCAACACATTGTTGCTAGGGAACCAAAGATGGAGCgggttagttgatgccaccaaccttgcttagccaGCTGTGAAAAGTCGAGCGGCTAAAGTCttttctctgcctacatcccccataATGCAGTGTGGTTCTGGATCGGCGGTCAGTGAAATTTTTGAAAATTCTCTCAGACGTATTGTCAACTGATATTGATCAAGTGTCTATTGCGACATTTATTGTTACCTGCAGATACAGTTTTACCAAAAATTTTTTCAGaggtggaaaatatttaatatttcaccaCTTGCCAATGTTGAGGAGGACCCATAATGCAACATTACAGAGACAGATGGACTGCCTCTATTAAATCAGAGGcagtccaaaaacattaaagaggCAACATCATGTGTTTTCAGGGCGCATAATGCAATTTTATAGCATATTGAAGCAATGATGTCAGTAACACGTTACTGATGTCGggccacttttttcagtaacaagtAATCTAACGCATTGCTGTTTCAAATTCAGTAGACAGACTacagttatttattaaaatcactttgcgttaccatcttcttttgtaatttaattgtatttcctCTACGTGTCTTGTCGAGTGACCGACGTCTCTATGCGTTAGTATCGGCAGCAGCAGAAATGCAAACAACGGAGGGAGATGCACATTTTGTTGGTGGAAAAACAGAatctattttgagtttctgtcgccatgcccgattattataagcggctttgggcttcttttttttttttaaagtcgctTGCAAAATGAATCGCGAGTCGCGGCTTGCGCCTTTTTGGGCTCGTTTCTTTAACGTAAGTTGCTcgtttgggcttggaaataagcagagactCATAAGAAATCCCAGAATTTCTCCGCCATTAaggtagttttagtcaggctctctgttagaattattatgttttaactttcttacattagtagttttatattactagttgttttatattttaaggtttAGTGTTCTCACCCCAGAGAAGAGGAACTTGTTAAGACATAACTAACCTTCCCTTGACCTCAAGCATGTTTTCACAGGTGCTTGTTTAGGGGCCCTTCCTGAGATACTCCTTAGTTGCCTCTAACTGTCTGTGTGTagaatttagtttctgtttcccTTGCTTGTTATCAGGGTAGCCCCCCCCCCGATTTGTTAAGATCACTCGCCCACTTTCCATTCACTCCCCTCCTCTGCTAATAAAAAGACGAGTTCTGCAGCAGGATGGCAGAACGCAAGGAGATCGGCTTGTAGGAGCGGATCCTCTGTGCCTTCTCAATCCTTGCAAGAATTTGGTTGAAAACTCAgtaacgttgtctgtggttcttttctATAGGTTGAGAAAATACCCATCACTCTCCCTGTCAATcaatgatccgtcccgctgtgtctctgttaatgtcaagttaatgtATCGCCTCTGAATGACGTCGAGCTTCGCGTTGCGCGCCAGAAAATTGCAAACAACATaatatgaacagcgcaataagCGTAAAAACAGCTACGAATGAACGAGTCCGTAAAGTCgtgcaactaaacgccattataCTGTAATTATTCCttttaagataagtgtcacaaatctgtgcagaaGCCATCTGAattgtggagccgcaggaggagctctgtgcGCTGCGCTCTGACAACAAATGCAGGGcctttaaaatccttcttagagttttctAGACAATAGTggaccacacaaaaacacacacaaataactaacgttttgttttttttttttgtactgttgtaaccatttaaaaaaactccccttcagttcaaccttattagtggagacacattgttgatgctaccattataaaataacttgcaattaagtattggcaaagtTCAGTGTAAGTTTCACAGTGCTGTTGTtggcagctgctgaaagtaactaaaaaaaaagttacttttaatgtaactgag is a window of Xiphophorus maculatus strain JP 163 A chromosome 21, X_maculatus-5.0-male, whole genome shotgun sequence DNA encoding:
- the LOC102219399 gene encoding kallikrein-11-like — protein: MALLKVRLLLLGLGVAVSSASLQKRVIGGQNCRDDERHYHVTVYRYSSTGTTICGGSLISAQWVLTAAHCWEHAPGWFHGVLVGGHPRRGPKWTSTITRREVHRDSNGREHDIMLLKLQSKTTIQPIKLPDCPDTLLLGTKVQIAGYGSTQVGHGRSANDQNDLQCAEFKIAKHEKMETALAKDEDFRFRYQKWYSVRSSKKDMFRDDSGGGCVFNNRLYGVYVYTGETEKAFNAPSLFLDVCAYKQWIEDTIK